One region of Emys orbicularis isolate rEmyOrb1 chromosome 4, rEmyOrb1.hap1, whole genome shotgun sequence genomic DNA includes:
- the CCDC177 gene encoding coiled-coil domain-containing protein 177: MVDPAAEPGEEKCTDPGGAAGDGASPAAAGEGAPRPPPPTPAGEPGRRREQSPLLHLDLFNFDCPEAEGSRYVLTSPRSLEACARCAVKPVELLPRALSELVKEAPGRSMRVAAGLYEVYEMDRQRKLQQCREERERIIREEKRRIFTPLMLSSLPSSPAARISFKTTPNGSCALAPRAGAPTGTKTKSHSLDSLQKRREGFSTKTSSESGASSSYSGESFRDRWPKGTPQTRTVAAMNSLVGRSFSLGDLSHSPQTTKKVEKIVKEVKKKKGLKEVPKRDRKIAALMIAKHQEENILNEQRYAAHLQWDSQRRRAEQQKEQEEKEKQRALLQCQKMWESQVEKRRGKLTQGQKEATMMKQRQCLMYEERWREQAEKQDRMKRDKLERTILEDKQKKLHQEHNLKVKEEDKKEFLEREEQLLQEKLSTASQKKLKKELQLQKEKKLLNQAEKLKHEALFKELVRQEAEEKEMLKASLEVNLHKAQENYEHLIEKRTQELREKAKREEMQIQRAKLAAEKKEREQKEHLEALAKATERKLHHAAQVAEEVVQQKARKVVLSRLEKEKMQKVNKQKVEQYEDFRRREILLSIERKLERSEQIFKEKKTVLENARLVARASFHVREKVREETNMRTFDKMVSEAELHASLDKK; encoded by the coding sequence ATGGTGGATCCGGCGGCGGAGCCGGGCGAGGAGAAATGCACAGACCCAGGCGGCGCAGCTGGAGATGGGGCGTCCCCGGCAGCAGCTGGCGAAGGGGCCCCGCGTCCGCCGCCGCCAACGCCCGCGGGGGAGCCGGGGAGACGCCGCGAGCAGTCCCCGCTGCTGCACTTGGACCTCTTCAACTTCGACTGTCCGGAGGCCGAGGGCAGCCGCTACGTGCtcaccagcccccgctccctggaaGCGTGCGCTCGGTGTGCGGTCAAGCCGGTGGAGCTGCTGCCCAGGGCCCTGAGTGAGCTGGTGAAGGAGGCCCCGGGCAGGTCCATGCGGGTGGCGGCCGGCCTGTACGAGGTCTACGAGATGGACCGGCAGAGGAAGCTGCAGCAGTGCCGGGAGGAAAGAGAAAGGATTATCCgagaggagaagagaaggatTTTCACTCCCCTCATGCTAAGcagcctcccttcctccccagctgCCAGGATCTCCTTCAAAACCAcccccaatgggagctgcgccctAGCCCCAAGGGCAGGGGCTCCTACTGGGACCAAGACCAAGAGCCACTCCCTGGACTCGCTGCAGAAACGGAGGGAGGGGTTCTCCACCAAAACCTCCTCTGAATCAGGGGCATCCTCGTCCTACAGCGGAGAAAGCTTTAGGGACAGGTGGCCCAAAGGGACCCCTCAGACTAGGACAGTGGCTGCCATGAACTCTCTGGTGGGCAGAAGCTTCAGCCTGGGGGATCTGAGCCACTCCCCACAGACCACAAAAAAAGTGGAGAAGATCGTCAAGGAGGTGAAGAAGAAGAAAGGTCTCAAGGAGGTGCCCAAGAGGGACAGGAAGATAGCCGCCCTGATGATAGCCAAGCACCAGGAGGAGAACATCCTGAATGAGCAGAGGTATGCCGCCCACCTCCAGTGGGACAGCCAGCGGCGACGGGCCGAGCAGCAgaaggagcaggaagagaaagagaaacagagggCTCTACTGCAGTGCCAAAAGATGTGGGAGTCCCAGGTCGAGAAGCGCCGTGGGAAGCTGACCCAAGGACAGAAGGAGGCTACCATGATGAAGCAGAGGCAGTGCCTGATGTACGAAGAGAGGTGGAGGGAGCAGGCGGAGAAGCAAGACAGAATGAAAAGGGATAAGCTAGAGAGGACCATTCTGGAAGACAAGCAGAAGAAGCTCCATCAAGAGCACAACCTGAAGGTAAAGGAAGAAGACAAGAAAGAATTCCTGGAACGAGAAGAACAGCTTTTGCAGGAGAAGCTGTCCACTGCTTCACAGAAGAAGCTGAAgaaggagctgcagctgcagaaGGAAAAGAAGTTGCTCAACCAAGCTGAGAAGCTGAAGCATGAGGCCCTGTTCAAGGAACTGGTCAGGCAAGAGGCAGAGGAGAAAGAGATGCTAAAGGCCTCCCTGGAGGTTAACCTGCACAAGGCCCAGGAGAACTATGAGCACCTAATTGAGAAGAGGACCCAAGAGCTAAGGGAGAAAGCTAAGCGGGAGGAGATGCAAATCCAGAGAGCCAAGCTGGCAGCCGAGAAGAAggagagggagcagaaggagCACTTGGAGGCCCTGGCCAAAGCGACAGAGAGGAAACTCCACCATGCTGCCCAGGTGGCTGAGGAGGTGGTCCAACAGAAAGCGCGCAAGGTGGTCCTCAGCCGCCTGGAGAAGGAGAAGATGCAGAAGGTAAACAAGCAGAAGGTGGAGCAGTACGAGGACTTCCGACGCAGGGAGATCCTCCTGTCCATTGAGAGGAAgctggagaggagtgagcagatCTTCAAGGAGAAGAAGACTGTCCTGGAAAATGCCAGGTTGGTCGCCCGGGCATCCTTCCACGTCCGGGAAAAGGTGCGTGAGGAAACAAACATGCGCACCTTTGACAAGATGGTCTCTGAGGCAGAATTGCACGCCAGCCTGGATAAAAAATGA